A window from Bdellovibrionales bacterium encodes these proteins:
- the pstB gene encoding phosphate ABC transporter ATP-binding protein, which produces MPASLRAEVKNLNFFYGPKQVLKSVSLPIYENRMTALIGPSGCGKTTLLRCFNRMHDLYATANYQGEIVLHPGARNILGKEIDPMEVRMRIGMVFQKPNPFPKTIFENVAYGLKVRGVRKKSFIEERVVKSLQQAGLWNEVKDRLNSHATDMSGGQQQRLCIARALATEPEILLLDEPTSALDPISTAHIEELITELKREITIVMVTHNLHQAARTADYTAYMYLGEVIEFGDTDQIFTTPNDTRTENYITGRFG; this is translated from the coding sequence ATGCCGGCGTCCTTGCGCGCGGAAGTTAAAAACTTAAATTTCTTCTATGGCCCTAAGCAGGTTTTAAAGAGCGTGTCTTTGCCGATTTATGAAAACCGTATGACGGCATTGATCGGTCCTTCAGGCTGTGGCAAAACCACGCTTTTGCGTTGTTTTAACCGTATGCATGATTTGTATGCGACGGCGAACTACCAGGGCGAGATCGTTCTTCATCCGGGTGCACGCAATATCTTGGGTAAAGAGATTGATCCGATGGAAGTGCGCATGCGTATCGGCATGGTTTTCCAAAAGCCAAATCCATTTCCGAAGACGATCTTTGAAAACGTGGCGTACGGTTTAAAAGTCCGTGGCGTGCGTAAGAAGAGCTTCATCGAAGAGCGCGTAGTAAAATCTTTGCAGCAGGCGGGTCTGTGGAACGAAGTGAAGGACCGTTTGAATTCGCATGCAACGGATATGTCGGGCGGTCAGCAGCAGCGCCTGTGTATCGCACGTGCTTTGGCGACGGAGCCAGAGATTTTGCTTCTCGATGAACCAACAAGCGCCTTGGATCCGATTTCAACAGCACATATCGAAGAATTGATTACAGAATTAAAGCGTGAAATCACGATCGTGATGGTGACCCATAACTTGCATCAAGCAGCGCGGACGGCGGACTATACGGCGTACATGTACTTGGGCGAAGTGATCGAGTTCGGCGATACGGATCAGATCTTTACGACTCCGAACGACACGCGTACGGAGAACTACATCACAGGACGTTTCGGCTAG
- a CDS encoding PAS domain-containing protein: protein MTENNALNHLNLCLKTARMGVWESTLSKTPLVGADVKWDDEVRAMHGVPADYKGDVMEWYFKHLHPEDQSDISAKVAHIFDKATVGRTVSFTYRFIWPNGDLHYIEMHAGVDGLLPDGRLKIYGLARDITQDVLRQKLIEDQKNRLLSASRMAVLGEISSGIAHEINNPLTVIQARSFQLQQMCENGNLDAAKIKSAAESISKTGDKIAKIIKSLRAFAHGQESDPVDKINVHELIQETLDFCKVRFYNHGIDVRLGAIPEHLEFECRLTQIEEALLSIFNNAHDAIMGLSDKWILIEAFDKDQDIEIHVTDSGHGISDDIADKMMLPFFSTKEIGKGMGLGLCIAAEIVNKHHGKLTYDRSSQNTRFVISIPKAQPR from the coding sequence ATGACGGAAAATAATGCCTTAAACCATTTGAATCTATGCTTAAAAACTGCACGCATGGGCGTTTGGGAATCCACACTTTCTAAAACTCCTCTTGTGGGAGCTGACGTCAAGTGGGACGACGAAGTTCGTGCCATGCATGGTGTCCCTGCGGATTATAAGGGCGATGTGATGGAGTGGTACTTCAAACACCTCCACCCCGAAGATCAGTCCGATATCAGCGCAAAAGTGGCGCACATCTTTGATAAAGCAACCGTCGGAAGAACTGTCTCATTCACTTATCGCTTTATCTGGCCAAACGGAGACCTTCATTACATTGAAATGCATGCAGGAGTCGACGGCCTTCTTCCTGATGGCAGACTTAAAATTTACGGCCTTGCTCGCGATATCACGCAAGATGTTCTCAGACAAAAACTGATCGAAGATCAAAAAAACCGCCTCTTGAGCGCCTCTCGGATGGCGGTCCTCGGCGAGATCTCAAGCGGTATCGCCCACGAAATCAATAATCCTCTCACGGTGATTCAAGCGCGCTCCTTCCAGCTGCAACAGATGTGCGAAAACGGCAACCTCGATGCTGCAAAGATTAAATCAGCGGCGGAGAGCATCAGTAAAACCGGCGACAAGATTGCAAAGATCATCAAATCTCTACGCGCGTTTGCGCACGGCCAAGAAAGCGATCCCGTAGATAAAATCAATGTGCACGAGCTCATTCAAGAGACCCTCGATTTTTGCAAAGTTCGTTTCTACAATCATGGCATTGACGTGCGCCTCGGAGCCATTCCGGAGCACCTCGAGTTTGAATGCCGCCTGACTCAAATTGAAGAAGCTCTTTTAAGTATTTTCAATAATGCCCACGACGCCATCATGGGTCTTTCTGACAAATGGATTTTGATCGAAGCTTTTGATAAAGATCAGGACATCGAAATTCACGTCACCGACTCCGGTCATGGCATTTCTGACGACATCGCTGACAAGATGATGCTGCCGTTTTTCTCGACAAAAGAAATCGGCAAAGGCATGGGCTTGGGACTTTGTATCGCAGCTGAAATCGTGAACAAGCATCACGGCAAACTGACCTACGACCGCTCAAGCCAGAACACTCGATTCGTTATCAGCATCCCTAAAGCACAACCTCGTTGA
- a CDS encoding PstS family phosphate ABC transporter substrate-binding protein: protein MKLFSGAIFSAILLFAGVHAKAQSVINIDGSSTVFPITEGMAEEFQAAQKGKVRVTVGVSGTGGGFKKFCRGETDIQDASRPIQSAEMETCKKAGIKYIELPVAFDAIAITVNPKNTWLKEITVEELKKMWEPEAQGKITTWKQVNPAWPDQPLKLFGPGSDNGTFDYFTEAVVGKSKASRGDYASSANHNTAAAGVAADKNGLAYTGLAYYEESKGKLKLVPVVGGDKSPMKNKAVTPSKETVETGAYFPLSRPIFIYVSEASLKKTEVQDFVKFYLKNAPSIVSQVKYVPLPAKVYEMALGHVEKKKLGTVFGGHSEIGLKIEELMKKEAVQ, encoded by the coding sequence ATGAAATTGTTCAGTGGTGCAATATTTAGCGCAATTCTTTTGTTTGCTGGTGTTCACGCCAAAGCTCAGTCTGTGATCAACATTGATGGATCAAGTACTGTATTCCCAATTACTGAAGGGATGGCAGAAGAGTTCCAAGCGGCACAAAAAGGCAAAGTTCGTGTCACTGTGGGTGTTTCAGGCACTGGTGGCGGCTTCAAAAAATTCTGCCGCGGCGAAACAGACATTCAAGATGCTTCGCGCCCCATTCAATCTGCTGAAATGGAAACTTGCAAAAAAGCGGGGATCAAATACATCGAGCTTCCAGTGGCTTTCGATGCGATCGCAATCACTGTAAATCCTAAAAATACTTGGTTGAAAGAAATCACAGTAGAAGAACTCAAAAAAATGTGGGAGCCCGAAGCTCAAGGAAAGATCACGACTTGGAAACAAGTTAATCCAGCTTGGCCAGATCAGCCTTTGAAACTCTTCGGCCCAGGTTCTGACAACGGAACTTTCGATTACTTCACTGAAGCTGTTGTTGGTAAATCTAAAGCAAGCCGCGGTGACTACGCTTCAAGTGCAAACCACAATACGGCAGCAGCCGGTGTTGCGGCTGACAAAAACGGTTTGGCTTACACAGGTCTTGCTTATTATGAAGAATCAAAAGGTAAATTGAAGCTTGTTCCAGTTGTGGGCGGTGACAAATCTCCTATGAAGAACAAGGCCGTAACACCTTCGAAAGAAACTGTGGAAACCGGTGCTTACTTCCCACTGTCTCGTCCTATCTTTATCTATGTGAGCGAAGCTTCTTTGAAGAAGACCGAAGTTCAAGATTTCGTAAAATTTTACTTAAAGAACGCTCCAAGCATCGTTTCTCAGGTGAAATATGTTCCGCTCCCAGCTAAAGTATACGAAATGGCCTTGGGCCACGTAGAAAAGAAAAAATTGGGAACAGTTTTCGGCGGTCACTCAGAGATCGGTTTGAAAATCGAAGAACTTATGAAAAAGGAAGCTGTACAGTAA
- a CDS encoding histidine phosphatase family protein yields the protein MKRSLYLIRHGQTDWNVQRKMQGHTNIPLNELGRNQARSIQSFFLNNPVEKVFSSDLDRAFQTAEIATSSKSIIKLEGLREVNLGSIEGSTEPEIVAKHGAEAWQRWISLDPKANYAFPGGETHQQSLQRIIDNLKYLFLNHEFKKAAVCTHGLLIRRLAHHLRPDYTELLPIPNCGIYEVEWKEERLHFHGLIHDPSV from the coding sequence ATGAAACGAAGCCTTTATCTTATTCGCCATGGCCAAACAGATTGGAATGTTCAACGTAAAATGCAGGGGCACACAAACATCCCCTTAAACGAACTCGGCCGCAACCAAGCGCGCTCGATTCAGAGTTTTTTCCTCAATAATCCCGTTGAAAAAGTATTTAGCAGTGATTTAGATCGTGCTTTTCAAACGGCGGAGATTGCCACAAGCTCCAAAAGTATTATCAAGCTAGAGGGCCTGCGTGAGGTGAATCTTGGCTCGATCGAAGGCAGCACTGAACCTGAGATCGTTGCAAAGCATGGCGCAGAAGCTTGGCAGAGGTGGATTTCCTTAGACCCCAAGGCGAACTACGCATTTCCAGGTGGCGAAACTCACCAACAATCGCTTCAAAGAATCATCGATAATTTAAAATATTTGTTTTTGAATCATGAATTTAAAAAGGCCGCGGTTTGCACCCACGGCCTTCTGATTCGTCGCTTGGCTCATCATTTGCGACCGGACTATACAGAGCTTTTACCAATTCCAAATTGCGGGATCTACGAAGTCGAATGGAAGGAAGAGCGTCTTCACTTCCATGGCTTGATTCACGATCCTAGCGTATAA
- a CDS encoding DUF4360 domain-containing protein, with the protein MKPAWKELLIAVNGAFLFLLILLATEMALGQSAEVPERARILSVQTDGTGCEATQTAVSLSPDLMDLSVLFSNFNLELGAGTPDPNNILVNKNCQIRVEIETPAGWALSVKSVDYRGYAHLPVGAIARHRFSYRTDGMQTVMLREAPLQGPLDQDYFFRLEQSAQERPFTPCGPPNIRLRLGSHMVLRYPLKEQRRNGADRETAILSLDSADVSLKQDFQLEWKRCGRKAGLK; encoded by the coding sequence ATGAAACCGGCTTGGAAAGAATTACTCATCGCTGTGAACGGAGCTTTTCTGTTTCTGTTGATTCTGCTCGCGACAGAAATGGCGTTAGGTCAATCTGCAGAGGTGCCAGAACGCGCCCGTATTCTTTCAGTCCAAACCGACGGAACTGGCTGCGAGGCGACTCAGACTGCCGTGAGCCTTTCTCCGGACTTGATGGATCTTTCCGTTTTGTTTTCCAATTTTAATCTTGAACTCGGCGCCGGCACTCCGGACCCCAATAATATTTTGGTGAACAAAAACTGCCAGATCCGGGTTGAGATTGAAACGCCTGCAGGCTGGGCTCTGTCGGTAAAGTCGGTGGATTACCGCGGCTATGCACACCTCCCCGTGGGCGCCATCGCAAGGCACCGCTTTTCTTATCGCACGGACGGCATGCAAACTGTGATGCTGAGAGAAGCTCCGCTACAAGGTCCTCTCGATCAGGATTATTTTTTTCGTTTAGAACAATCCGCCCAGGAAAGACCGTTTACTCCGTGCGGTCCTCCGAACATTCGTCTTCGTTTAGGCTCGCACATGGTTTTGCGTTACCCACTCAAGGAGCAACGTCGTAACGGGGCTGACCGCGAAACTGCGATCTTGAGTCTTGATAGCGCTGACGTGAGCCTTAAGCAGGATTTCCAATTAGAATGGAAACGCTGTGGACGTAAAGCCGGTTTAAAGTAA
- a CDS encoding EI24 domain-containing protein gives MNKVFRALKQSFEACLDIRILILVFVPFLLALVIAAIVFFTAGTWWIATASGAFQHSWVSEYVSQKWQILSEGTLSSVSYIVMMLVAMLVILPFSYLLAILLVSMVLLPFILRIIEKKDFPNLQKLRGGSNFVSVMNSLKVGFIYFALLMVSLPLWLLPGFAIAIPVILSAYLNKNIFVYDVLQDYASADERKRLERENRGYLYVLGIILGFMNYLPLAFVVVPTFASLAYSYFCLNALKDLRENRP, from the coding sequence ATGAATAAAGTTTTTAGAGCGCTGAAACAATCCTTCGAAGCTTGTCTTGATATAAGGATTTTGATTTTAGTATTCGTGCCTTTTTTACTCGCGCTCGTTATTGCCGCAATCGTTTTTTTCACAGCCGGCACTTGGTGGATTGCCACCGCAAGCGGTGCTTTTCAACATTCATGGGTTTCAGAATACGTTTCTCAGAAATGGCAGATTCTCAGTGAGGGAACTCTGTCGTCCGTCTCTTACATCGTGATGATGCTTGTCGCAATGCTGGTGATTCTGCCATTTTCGTATTTGCTCGCGATTTTGCTTGTGTCGATGGTTTTACTTCCATTTATTTTACGAATCATTGAGAAGAAAGATTTCCCGAATCTTCAAAAACTCCGCGGTGGGAGTAACTTTGTCAGCGTCATGAATTCACTGAAAGTGGGATTCATCTATTTCGCACTTTTGATGGTCTCATTGCCGCTGTGGTTGCTGCCGGGTTTTGCTATTGCTATCCCTGTGATCTTAAGCGCGTATTTAAATAAGAATATTTTTGTTTACGATGTGCTACAGGATTATGCGAGTGCGGATGAACGCAAGCGTCTAGAACGTGAAAATCGTGGCTATCTTTACGTCTTGGGCATCATCTTAGGATTTATGAACTACTTGCCCTTGGCCTTCGTCGTGGTGCCGACATTTGCCAGTCTAGCTTATAGCTATTTTTGCTTGAACGCTCTGAAAGACCTACGCGAAAATAGACCTTGA
- a CDS encoding mannose-1-phosphate guanylyltransferase/mannose-6-phosphate isomerase: MIPVIISGGSGTRLWPVSRKACPKQFSKILDESLFVKTYKRLQPLGNPWVITTEALKVLTEKSLKEIGQSAERVIYEPFAMNTAPAIALLCKNFEMSGQSEEVVGVFPADHYIPDASLFHQHVRAAEEIAKSGQIVTLGIKPTLPSTGYGYIELQGKGVGGIEGLCAIGFREKPALEKAIEFLEKGNFVWNAGMFIFKVSTLIAEFKKHMPELWQAIEDLEVDHSNLKEIYSKCPSQSIDYGIMEKLESHTCVPCSFSWSDIGSWDALVNLNGDFEGEKIQVEATNNALAGMKDKTYAFIGVDDLVVIDTEDALVVAKKGETEKVKNVVDQLSKAGSQKVKDHNFEIRPWGQYRILNDTEYYKSKVITVDPKAQLSYQSHNNRSEHWVVVKGRGEVVLNDEVIPVSYGKHVFIPVGAKHRIRNTSETPLEFIEVQSGSYFGEDDIVRYQDDYART; this comes from the coding sequence ATGATTCCAGTGATTATTTCAGGTGGTAGTGGCACTCGTTTGTGGCCTGTTTCTCGAAAGGCATGTCCAAAACAATTTTCAAAAATTTTAGATGAGTCGCTTTTTGTGAAAACCTACAAACGACTTCAGCCTCTAGGAAACCCTTGGGTTATTACGACAGAAGCGTTAAAAGTACTAACTGAGAAAAGCCTTAAAGAAATTGGACAAAGTGCTGAGCGCGTAATCTATGAACCTTTTGCGATGAATACTGCACCGGCGATTGCATTGCTCTGTAAAAACTTTGAGATGAGTGGACAGTCTGAAGAGGTCGTGGGTGTCTTTCCTGCCGATCACTACATTCCAGATGCGTCTCTATTTCATCAACATGTTCGTGCGGCTGAAGAGATCGCAAAGAGTGGTCAAATCGTTACCCTAGGCATCAAGCCAACCCTTCCGTCAACTGGATACGGTTATATTGAACTCCAAGGAAAAGGCGTTGGCGGCATTGAGGGGCTTTGTGCAATTGGTTTCCGTGAAAAACCAGCTCTTGAAAAGGCTATTGAATTTTTGGAAAAGGGCAACTTCGTTTGGAACGCCGGCATGTTCATTTTCAAAGTTTCTACTTTGATTGCCGAGTTTAAAAAGCACATGCCTGAGTTGTGGCAAGCGATAGAAGATCTTGAAGTTGATCATAGTAACTTGAAAGAGATCTATTCTAAATGTCCAAGTCAAAGTATCGATTACGGCATTATGGAAAAGTTGGAATCCCACACTTGCGTTCCATGCAGTTTTTCTTGGAGTGATATTGGAAGTTGGGATGCCTTAGTTAATTTGAACGGGGACTTTGAAGGTGAAAAAATTCAAGTAGAAGCGACTAACAATGCCCTAGCTGGAATGAAAGATAAAACGTATGCCTTTATTGGCGTTGATGACTTAGTGGTCATTGATACCGAAGATGCCCTTGTTGTTGCGAAAAAAGGTGAGACTGAAAAAGTAAAGAATGTAGTCGATCAGCTTTCAAAAGCAGGTAGTCAAAAAGTGAAAGATCATAATTTTGAGATTCGTCCGTGGGGACAGTACAGAATTTTGAATGATACCGAGTATTACAAATCTAAGGTGATCACTGTGGATCCAAAAGCCCAGTTGAGTTATCAATCTCACAACAACCGTTCAGAGCATTGGGTTGTTGTGAAGGGTAGGGGCGAAGTTGTTCTAAATGACGAGGTCATTCCAGTGAGCTACGGAAAGCATGTTTTCATTCCGGTAGGAGCGAAGCACCGTATTCGCAATACGAGTGAGACGCCTCTGGAGTTCATCGAAGTTCAAAGTGGTTCTTACTTCGGGGAAGATGATATCGTTCGCTATCAAGACGACTATGCAAGGACTTAA
- a CDS encoding tail fiber protein: MKKYIFSAIFVMVTSALYVNAQSNIMSLNFIAPQIDDRSYVSNPQPGEIVFDSGANAFYGHDSTAWTQLGTTAGSSMPSGAIVPFAGSTAPTGFLLADGSAVSRTTYSALFAIIGTTYGAGDGSTTFNLPDLRGIFVRGAGTQTVGSISYTGTLASKQNDQLQGHTHGYGSNTNTGSGPYLNFGTNASSDTTMRSNTLGLNSDGSNGTPRAGAETRPANISLTYIIKI, from the coding sequence ATGAAGAAATATATTTTTAGTGCAATTTTCGTGATGGTCACTTCAGCACTTTACGTAAACGCTCAGAGCAACATTATGTCTCTGAACTTTATTGCCCCGCAAATTGATGATCGCAGCTATGTATCAAACCCACAACCTGGCGAAATCGTATTTGACTCTGGCGCCAATGCTTTTTATGGACATGACTCAACTGCCTGGACTCAATTAGGTACAACAGCTGGGAGCTCAATGCCTTCTGGAGCTATCGTTCCATTCGCTGGCTCTACAGCTCCAACAGGCTTCCTCCTTGCAGATGGGTCAGCAGTTAGCCGTACCACCTACTCCGCTCTTTTCGCTATTATTGGCACAACATATGGTGCGGGAGACGGATCTACTACATTCAACCTGCCAGACTTAAGAGGTATCTTCGTTCGTGGTGCTGGAACACAAACAGTCGGTTCTATTTCATACACTGGTACTTTGGCATCTAAGCAAAACGACCAACTTCAGGGACATACACATGGATATGGTTCAAATACTAATACAGGAAGTGGGCCTTACTTAAACTTCGGGACAAATGCTTCATCTGATACAACTATGCGAAGCAATACATTGGGCCTTAACTCCGACGGCTCTAATGGGACTCCAAGAGCTGGAGCAGAAACTCGTCCAGCCAACATTTCTCTCACTTACATTATTAAAATCTAG
- a CDS encoding helix-turn-helix transcriptional regulator — translation MKDMRKVLHDILDEDLSPGEALRALRIKNGISQDDLQEITGIARTNISALENGRLDLTAHYAVIFAVALKTHPADLLFPNGKYEKNSEVRQIEKKAEAFLKKRVANGK, via the coding sequence ATGAAAGATATGAGAAAAGTACTCCATGATATTTTAGATGAAGATCTTTCTCCGGGCGAAGCCCTTAGAGCACTCAGGATTAAAAATGGGATTTCTCAAGACGATCTTCAAGAAATTACCGGCATCGCAAGAACCAATATAAGCGCCCTAGAGAATGGACGACTTGATCTGACTGCGCATTACGCCGTCATTTTCGCCGTCGCACTAAAGACCCATCCCGCCGATCTCCTCTTCCCCAACGGCAAATATGAAAAAAACTCCGAAGTTCGGCAAATCGAGAAAAAAGCCGAAGCCTTTCTAAAAAAACGCGTTGCCAATGGGAAATGA
- the pstC gene encoding phosphate ABC transporter permease subunit PstC — MPKSSNSRKLSEFTAANHPVRRLRRLKERSIEAILFAAAASSVLVTVGIVFILVSEALPFFQTVSLKQFFGDTEWTPLFDNAHYGIWPLLCGTFLTTFIALLVAIPLGTITAAYLSEYSAPRAREILKPILEMLAAVPTVVYGFFALTFVTPLLQKVFPEMGGFNVLSAGLVMGIMIVPYVSSLSEDAMRSVANHLREASFAMGASRFQTVFRVVIPSAFSGVTSAYILGISRALGETMVVAIAAGLQPNLTLNPLEPSATITAFIVQVSMGDLPYGSLGYRSIYVAGLTLLIVTLSFNILGMWLRKKYSETGG, encoded by the coding sequence ATGCCAAAAAGTAGTAATTCGCGAAAGCTTTCAGAATTCACTGCCGCCAACCATCCGGTTCGGCGGCTTCGTCGTTTAAAAGAACGATCGATTGAGGCGATTTTATTCGCTGCTGCAGCCTCTAGTGTCCTTGTCACTGTGGGGATCGTCTTTATTTTGGTGTCGGAGGCTTTGCCATTTTTCCAAACGGTTTCGTTGAAGCAGTTCTTCGGTGATACCGAGTGGACTCCGCTTTTTGATAATGCTCACTATGGGATCTGGCCGCTTCTCTGTGGCACCTTCCTGACAACCTTCATTGCACTTTTGGTAGCGATCCCACTTGGAACGATCACGGCGGCTTACTTGAGCGAGTACTCGGCACCTCGCGCCCGTGAAATTTTAAAACCAATTCTTGAGATGCTGGCCGCGGTTCCGACGGTTGTTTATGGCTTCTTCGCTTTGACTTTTGTCACGCCATTGCTTCAGAAGGTTTTCCCAGAAATGGGCGGCTTTAATGTTCTGAGTGCGGGACTTGTGATGGGGATCATGATTGTTCCTTACGTGAGCTCCCTCAGCGAAGACGCGATGAGAAGTGTTGCAAATCATCTTCGTGAGGCCTCTTTTGCCATGGGAGCTTCACGCTTTCAGACGGTGTTTCGTGTGGTGATTCCTTCGGCTTTCTCCGGCGTGACCTCGGCTTACATTCTGGGAATTTCGCGCGCCTTGGGTGAAACCATGGTCGTGGCAATCGCGGCGGGTCTTCAGCCGAATTTGACACTGAATCCTCTGGAACCTTCAGCCACGATCACGGCGTTTATCGTGCAGGTTAGCATGGGTGATTTGCCTTATGGCTCTCTTGGTTATCGCTCTATCTATGTGGCGGGTTTAACTTTGCTGATTGTGACTTTAAGTTTTAATATTTTAGGTATGTGGCTTCGTAAGAAGTACTCCGAGACGGGAGGCTAG
- the pstA gene encoding phosphate ABC transporter permease PstA: MQSLTAPQRDQEELLGNIRGRKFRDRLFAFAGLMSLLFALITLLALVVDLAMTGGPRLSYEFFTNFPSRFAERAGILSAWVGSLCIMLTTAFCAIPVGVAAGTYLEEYAPKNWVTQLIELNILNLAGIPSITFGLMALGIFVYKLGLGHSILTAGLTLGLLVLPIVIVTTREAIRAIPNSIREASYAVGASKWQTIRYHILPYSSGGIMTGVIISLSRAIGETAPIITIGALTFVAFLPTSPVKPDFPFVSFQWLKDPFTALPIQMFNWLSRPQEEFHVNAAATGIVLLLMTLLLNGIAIYIRYRFRKKMKW, encoded by the coding sequence ATGCAATCATTGACTGCGCCTCAGCGCGACCAGGAAGAGCTTTTAGGAAATATCCGAGGACGTAAATTCCGCGACCGTCTTTTTGCGTTTGCGGGCCTAATGTCTTTGCTTTTTGCTTTGATTACTTTGCTGGCTCTTGTCGTTGATCTTGCGATGACGGGTGGGCCGAGACTTTCTTACGAGTTCTTTACGAACTTCCCTTCGCGCTTTGCCGAGCGTGCCGGTATTTTGTCGGCCTGGGTGGGGAGTCTTTGCATTATGCTGACCACCGCATTCTGCGCGATTCCTGTCGGAGTTGCGGCGGGTACGTATTTGGAAGAGTACGCTCCGAAAAACTGGGTCACTCAGTTGATTGAGTTGAATATTTTAAATCTAGCGGGAATTCCATCGATCACTTTTGGTCTGATGGCGCTGGGGATTTTCGTTTACAAGCTTGGCCTTGGTCACAGTATTTTGACGGCGGGCCTCACCTTAGGGCTGTTGGTTTTGCCGATTGTGATCGTGACCACGCGTGAAGCAATCCGGGCGATTCCGAACTCGATCCGCGAGGCGAGTTACGCTGTGGGTGCGAGTAAGTGGCAGACGATTCGGTATCACATCCTGCCGTACTCTTCAGGCGGTATTATGACGGGCGTGATTATCTCTCTGTCGCGCGCGATCGGCGAGACCGCGCCGATTATCACAATTGGGGCATTGACGTTTGTGGCTTTCTTGCCGACGTCGCCAGTGAAGCCGGACTTTCCTTTTGTGAGTTTCCAGTGGTTGAAGGATCCTTTCACGGCTTTGCCGATTCAGATGTTTAACTGGCTCTCGCGTCCGCAAGAGGAGTTCCACGTGAACGCGGCGGCGACGGGGATTGTCCTGCTCTTGATGACTTTGCTGCTTAACGGGATTGCGATTTATATCCGCTACCGTTTCCGCAAGAAGATGAAGTGGTAA
- a CDS encoding YheU family protein: protein MDIEKESQPPVEVPLDALNEDTIRAIIESFILREGTDYGREEVGFETKVTQVEKQLAKGDVKIVFDPNTETVGIVTAHEWAKLQRRHQ, encoded by the coding sequence ATGGATATCGAAAAAGAATCACAACCCCCAGTCGAAGTTCCTTTGGATGCCTTAAACGAGGATACCATCCGCGCGATCATCGAGAGCTTCATTCTGCGCGAAGGCACAGATTACGGCCGCGAAGAAGTGGGTTTCGAAACGAAAGTCACACAGGTCGAAAAGCAACTCGCAAAGGGCGACGTAAAGATTGTGTTTGATCCGAATACGGAGACTGTCGGCATTGTGACGGCTCACGAGTGGGCAAAGTTGCAGCGCCGTCATCAGTAA